The Desulfobacterales bacterium genome includes the window GAAACATATTTTTTCCTTCTGTTCGATGTTAATCAGGTTGATGCGACCGGGCGGAAAGTTCCCGGACGTGAAGCCGGCGGAAAAGAATTAGCAGGCTAAACCCCTATTCAGGCCGACAGCATTGAATCCTTGAAAACCTTTTGCAGTTTTTCGATGCGTCCGTTCAGATCCGCTTCAGACCAGGACAGTTTGATTTGCATGGATATGGCCCTGCTCATAATCCCATCCGATGCGGCGATATCGATGGCGTTATAATCCGGATAATTTTTCAGAAGCGTAAGAGGGAGCGGCGCCGGGGCGCTCAAATTTTTAAAATGGGACCAATTCCGAATGTAATGCCAGTTGTTGTCGTACCAGTAGAAGCAGGAATCAATCCCGGCGGCCGAGAACGCCCGTATCAGGGAGCGCGCCTTGTTTTTATCCGGCATAAAAAAAGAAAGGAATGTGGCTGAATCACCGCTTTTGTCCGGAAGTTTTCGAAAACTGACCCCCGGCAGGCCGTCCATGGCGTCTTTCAGAACTTTTTTGTTGCTGCGTTGTTTTTCCAGAATGCGGTCCAGTTTCCTCAGCTGGGCCACGCCAACGGCGGCGTTCAGTTCACTGATGCGAAAATTGGTTCCCAGGATCGGATGCCCTTCGATCCCCCGGTCATTGCCGACATGGTCGTGGCCATGGTCGGCGTATGCCGAAGCAATGGAATAAAGATCGGGGCTGTCGGTTACAATGGCGCCGCCTTCGCCGCAGGTAATGGTTTTGACGGGATCAAAGGAGAAGCAGCCCATCTGGCCGAAAGTCCCCACCGCTTTTCCATTGAATAGAGCGCCCAGGGACTGACAGGCATCTTCAATGAGGATCAACCCTTTGCGATCACAAAAAGATTTGAGTTCGTCGATGCGGGCCATGGCCCCGCACATATGAACCGGCATGACCGCCTTGGTGCGGGGGGTCAACGCCGCCTCCAGGGCATCCGGATCCAAACAAAGGGTTTCATCGATATCTGAAAAAACAGGGACCGCGCCGGCGGTTAAGACGGCCTCTACGGATGCAATAAATGTAAAGGGCGGGATGATAACTTCATCGCCGGCCCCGACACCGCAGGAAGCCAAAGCGGTGTTGACGGCGGCGGTTCCGCTGGCGCACAGGTGGCAGTGGGCGGACCCGATCCGTTTAGACAGGTCGGATTCAAACGTTTTTGCTTTCCAGTGTCCTTTACGGGCCTGATCAAACCCATACCGGAAAAGCACGCCGGTATCCAGTACATCTTGAACTTCTTTGCGTTCTTCGCTGCCGAACCATTCAAAACCGGGCATAGCCTCTCTCCTCAGTCAATGCGTTAAGGATGGGAAATCACCTTGTTACGAGCGATGTTCACGATCCGTTTTAGTTTTGTCTTTAGTGAAATAGTCCTTGAAATAATGTTTTATCGCCATACGGGCATATTCGGCGGAGCGGATGCCGATATATTTTTCATGGGCGACCACCGCCGATATGACAATTTTCTGATCCCCCGCTATCTCTTCCGCATATCCGACGAACCAGTCAAACCGGGCATCACCGATTTTGTTGTCGATGGAGCCGGTTTTGCCGCCCATATGAAGCCGTGACAGGACGCGGTCCCGGCGGTGCCCTTTGAAAATCTTTTGGGCGGTTCCCGATGTTATGGTCGCCTCCATCAGACTGTTCATCATTTCGGAAGCTTGGGGCGTGATGGCCTGGTTGACGGCCTGGGGGTGGCTGCGATAAATTATCGTGCCGGTCTCATCCGTTATCTGATTAACGATGGAGGGCTCCATCAATATGCCCCCATTGATAATCGCTGCCGTGAGAATGGCGCCGTGGAGCGGCGACATGGTTGTCTTGCGATTGAAACCGCTGGCAATTTCGGCCCAGTGGTAGGGTTCATCTGAAAAATGGGCCGTACTGGCAACAACGGGTATTTCGAATTCAATGGGATGGTTGAACCCGAAGGCCTCGGCGTATTCCTCTAAAACCGTTCCGCCCAGGGAGTTTGCTCCCAATTTGCCGAAGACCGGATTGACCGATTGTGCGAATGAGTCCATCAGTGTTATCCGGTTGGTGTACTTGTTCGTTTTTTCGCGCAGCTGCGATTTATACAACGTATGCTTTCTGCCATTGTAGGTGAATTCTGAAGCCGGATCGACATTCAGCTTTTCGATGGCCGCGGCCGCGGTGATAATCTTGAATATGCTGGCTGCCGGGAATATGCTGTCGATACAGGGGTTGCTGTCCGGCGCATCCTTGTCATAACCCGCCATGGATAATATTTTTCCGGTTGCGGGATCCATGACGACAATTCCGATATAACGGGACGTGGCGGGATTCAATCGTTCCTGAAGGAACAGTTGCAGCGACATGTCGAGGCTCGTTTCAACCTGTAATTTTTTCCCGTCGAGAACGAAATCAAAACTTTTTTCCGTCAAATTGGTAAAGCGGGTTGCATCCAATAACGCGCGCAGCTCATTTTTACTCGGCTGCTGGGGTTCATTATCGTTTGACGCACCCGGATCCCTGGTTCCAAAGGAAATATTTTTCAAGTCCGAAAAACTGGTGGCGTCGCCCAGCCTGCGGTCAATTCCATAGACAAAAAAAATAAATAAAAAAAACAGCAAAAAGTATTTGGCAGCGGTCTTCCAAAGGGATTTTCGGGCGCTTGTTCTTTGCAGGCGCAGCTGATATTTTCGCCAATGAGTATTTTCCGGATTGATGGGTTCCATATTAGATCCGATAGCAGTTTCCGTTCATATTGCTTGCAAGCCGGCAAAGAAATTCAACGGTTCGGGTTAATTCAAGGCTGTTCCCGGTGTTATTTTCTTGTCCAGCGTTGCGACCACTGTTTTGCCTTTTTCAGATGCGGCAATCAACATTCCATTGGATAGTATCCCCATGATTTTTGCGGGTTTCAAGTTGGCAACGACAATGATCTGTTTGCCTATCAAATCTTCGGGCTCATAGCTTTCAGCGATTCCGGCAATGATGGTTCTTTTTTCGCCGAGGTCAATTTCAATCCGCAACAATTTTTTGGCCCGGGGAATCCGTTCGGCCTGTAAAACGGTCGCTACCCGCAGGTCGACTTTGCGAAACTCTTCTATGCTGATTTCGGGTTTGATGGCAACAGATAATTGGGCGGACCCGTCATCGGTTTGAGCACCGGTTTGATGTTTTTCCGGATCGATGCGGGGAAAAAGGGTGACTGATTTCGGGAGTTTCAACCCGGGTTGAATCGACTTCCAGCTTTTTAGATAATCCAGTTTGAAAGCGGCAGGATCCGGTTCCAACCCCAAATGCTTTTGCATGGTTTCGGCGGTGCCGGGCATGATGGGGTAAATCAGTCCGGAAATTATCCGCAGCCCTTCCAGGAGATTATAGATGGCCGCCTCAAGCTGTTTCAGACTTGATTTCTTCTTTGCCAGCTCCCAGGGGGCGGTGACATCAATGTACTTGTTCATCTGATTAATGAATTCCCAAACGGTTGCCAGGGCCTTATGGAAAGCAAAAGATTCCATATCCCTTTCGTATGCCGCGATGGCCTTCATGGCGTCCTGTTCCAGCTCGAGGGTGAACTCCTTTTCGACCTCGGGATCCACCGCCGGGATCACCCCGTTGAAATACTTATGTGCCATTGCCAGGACACGGCTGAAAAGATTTCCCAAATCATTGGCCAAATCTGAATTGATGCGGTTGATCAGTGACACTTCATTGAAACTGGAATCGAGCCCGAAAGCCATTTCACGCATCAGGAAAAATCGAAATGCATCCAGCCCGTATACGTTTTTAAGCTCGAGGGGCTCCACCACATTGCCGATGGATTTAGACATCTTGCTCTGGTCCACATTCCAGTACCCATGCACATTGAGATGTTTGTATAAAGGGATGCCGGCGGCCTTGAGCATGATGGGCCAGTAAATGCCGTGGGGTTTTAAAATATCCTTGGCAACAATGTGCTGGGCGTTCGGCCAGAATTTTTGGTAGCGGTCGCCGTCGGGATATCCCAGCGCAGAAATGTAATTGAGGAGGGCATCGAACCAGACATAGGTAACATAGTTATTGTCAAATGGGAGCGTAATTCCCCATTCGAGACGGGTTTTGGGGCGCGAAATACAGAGGTCTTCAAGGGGTTCCTTAAGAAAAGAAAGAACCTCATTGCGGTATCGTTCCGGGCGGATAAAGTCCGAATTTCGGGTAATGTGCTCGATGAGCCAGTCCTGGTAGCGGCTCATTTTAAAGAAATAATTGGATTCCTTGATAACTTCCGGTTCGGTTTCGTGATCGGGGCACTTGCCGCCCACCAGTTCCCGCTCGGTATAAAACCGTTCGCAGCCAAAGCAATAGAGCCCCTCATATTCACTGAAATAAATATCACCGGCATCATAAATCTTTTGGAGGACCCTCTCCACTACGCCGATATGGGCGGGATCCGTTGTCCGAATGAACGCACTATTGCTGATATTGAGTTCCGGCCACAACGCTTTGAACAGCGTGCTTATCTTATCGACATAGACCCTGGGGCTTAAGTTTTCAGCCTTGGCGGCCCGGACAACCTTGTCGCCATGTTCATCCGTACCGGTGAGAAAAAAAGTTTCTTTACGGGTCATGGAATGAAACCGGGCGGCAACGTCCGCCACAATGGTCGTGTAGGCATGCCCCAGATGGGGTCTTGCATTAACGTAATAAATGGGGGTTGTTATGTAAAATGTCTCTGACATGATAGCTCCTAATCTTCAACCGTGATGATATCTTCCAGTCCGATTTCTACCTCATGGCCTTCATCATCACGAATCGTCAGCCGGTTACAGATAACGTTGTGACGGAGCACTTTGCCTTTCGTGCTTTTGGTGATTACAGATTTGTTTGGTTTCGGAAACTTTTCTTTTAGGGCCATATACGTGTCGTATTCAAATGTCAGGCAGCACATCAGGCGACCGCACTGACCGGAGATCTTGGTGGGGTTCAGAGAAAGACTCTGCTCTTTTGCCATTCGGATGGAAACCGGGTCAAACTTTTCGATAAAGGTCGAGCAGCAAATTTTACGGCCGCATCTCCCGATCCCGCCGCACATTTTGGCCTGATTGCGAATACCCACCTGACGCATTTCCACGCGGACATCAAACTCTTTGACAAGCCTTTTGACAAGCTGTCGAAAATCGATCCGGCCTTCGGACGTAAAAAAGAAAGTTAATTTACTGCCGTCGAAAGTGATTTCGACGGAAAAGAGGTTCATGTGGAGTTTGAGTTCCTTGATGGACCGTGCACAGAATTCATGGGCACGCTTTTCCGTCCCCAGATTTTTTTGAATTTGTCTGAAATCATTTTCATTGGCCAGGCGAAATACTTTTTTCAGCGGCCGACCGGACGCGCTCTCCTCACGGGAAACCGGTGAGACTATAACCGTGCCAAACCCAATCCCCTGCTCGGTTTCTACGATGACATGATCGCCACGCTTTAGGACAAATGCGCCGCAATCAAAGTCGTATACTTTGCCTGCGGGCTTAAATCGGATACCAACAACTTTTTTCATAATAGTTTCATTCGGTTATATAAAATATGGTGCAGCCAACGGATCCGACGCGCCATAATTTACAAGTATAAGTTAATATATGATTTTTTTCAACATGCCATTTTCAGCATCATGGCTTCCAGCGTCAGGCGGGCATTGCTGTTGCCCCGAATCGATTTCTGTGCCGTTTGGATGGTTTCAATTTTTAGAATTAAGGTTGATACCGATTCCGTTTGTGAAGCATTCCGGATTGTGTCCACAAGATCCGTGTTGATGACTTTATCCGGACAAAATTTATAAATTACCAGATCCCGCAGCCAAGCTTTTAAGACTTCCAGGGCGTCCAATAGAATTTCTTTGTTGGATGCCAGCTGTTCGGCAAACATCAGCTGAAGCCCGATCGGTCTTTTCGATAGTTCGGCCGGTCTTTTCAGGCCACTGGCATCCAGGAGCCAGTGGCGCCAATGGTGCCAGTCGGTTCCTTTAAAAGGCCTGCTTAAAGCAAGGGCTTTGGCATAATCCCCGTTGGCCAGGACAGCGATGACCGCCGCCTCATTCGGCGGCAGGTTTTCTTTTTCCATCAGCAGCTTTTGCAGCTCTTTTCCGGGAACCGGATAAAAATGGACATGCTGGCAGCGCGATGCAATTGTCGGGAGCAGGTCGGATGTCTGGGGGGCCAGTAAGATAAAAATGGTCCGGTCGGGGGGTTCTTCCAACAGTTTGAGGAGGGCATTGCCCGCTTCAGGGTTCATGGCCTGGGCATCCGAAATAATCACGAAACGCCGTCTGGCCTCATACGGTTTCATGGACAGCGATTCACAAAGTGTCCGCACCTGAGCGATGCGAATGATCGGTCCTGACGGTGAAATGCTGAGAATATCGGGATGATTGTCAGATAGTATTTTCCGGCAGCTAATGCAGTCTCCGCAGGGATTGACGTCATCGAAAGACACATCATCGGAAACGGAAAGGGGGGGGTCGGACTGGGATGCTTGCACGGGCCGGTTGAGACAGTTGCAGGACATGGCAACCGTCACGGCAGCCGACCTTTTGCCGGCGGCGTCAATTCCGCAAAAAAGCAAGGCATGCGGTATCATGCCCCTGCGCAACAGTGTCGCTAAAATTCGGATGGGCTGTTTCTGGCCGGTTATTGACTCGAATCCAGGCACTAATTTAATAATCAACCCGTTCTTTCAGTTCTTTACCGGATTTGAAAAACGGAAGTTTTTTGGGTTTGATAATGACTTTTTCGCCAGTTTTTGGATTCCGGCCGGTATAACTTTTGTATTCTTTTACAAAAAAACTGCACAGTCCACGTATCTCCACACGTTCTCCTTGGGCCAGGGCATCCGCCATGTTATCGAAAAATATTTGAACGACCCTTGCCGCTTCTGATTTGGAAATATTCGCTTCATTTTTCAATGCGGAAATAAGTTCCAATTTGTTCATACATCCTCCTTATAAGCAATAACGGCCCAAAACCATTTCACAATCTTCTTATAAAACAAAACCTTACCGGAAGTCAACAGCTAAATGATATCTAACTGATTGTTATTACAATGTCATTAGAATCCGTTTTAAAACCCCCTCTGCGACCGGATAGCTGCGTTGTCCCGCTTTTAAGCGAGATCAAGCCTGATTTGAGGTTTTGATACGGATTATAGGGTTTTCAATCTTCCGCTATGGGAACACATAATACCGGACGGCTCATAAATCTTAAAACCCGTTCAGTCGTACTTCCGAAGAAAATCGTTTGCATGTCGCCGGAATTGCCCCGATTTCCCATGATGACCATGTCGGCGCCTATTTCAACAGCCTTTTTATTGATTTCAAGAAAAGGGATTCCCTCACATATTATTTCTTCGACAGGTTCGGCAATCATTCCTTCTTCGCGCAGAAAATCTTTAAGCTGTTTTTTGGCCTGGAGAAACAATGTTTTTTTTATATGGCTTTCCGTTCCGATCTGATTGCTGATGCACCGTTCAATAAAGTTATGATCAATGACATGGATTACCACAATCCGGTCCGGCTTCTGCCCCATAATGGATTTTGCCATCCTTAACGCGCGTGCAGAGGATGGGGAAAAATCCACAGCCACCAGAACTTTATATTTTTTGGCGCTGCTTTTGTTTTCGTCAACGGCGGTCATTTCTGCCTTGATAGTATTTTTGGAATAATTTCAATATCTTCAGCGTTAACATCAACCTGGGCATACTGGCCGAGGGCTTCGATGTACACCACCACACGCTCTTTTCCCCGGTAGCGGACGAAAATGCCGTTTACCCCGGCAAAGGGTCCGGCAACAACCATAACCCTGTCTCCCTTTTGGAAGCGGCTGCCGGTTGCAACGGGTTGACCGCTGGACACCATAATTTTTAATGATTCGATGGTATCCATTGCGACCGGGACCGGTCCGTCCTTGCTGCCCACCAGGCGAACGGCCCCTGCTGTTTTGACGATTTCAAGGTGGGCCTGGGGATGCAGGATTGATTTCACAAACAAGTATCCCGGGAAAAGCGGCACAAGGATCATCAATTTTCGGTCACGCCTTTTGCTGGGGACTTTTATTTTGGGGAGAAAAACCTCGAGCGATTTTTTCTGAAGCGCTTCATTTACCACATTTTCAAATCTGCTTTTGGTGTGGAGCACATACCAGTTGGGGACTAATTTACTTATGTTCATCTGCTTATTCCAATTCGCGTTAAAACCGATTGAACCGCAACAGCGGGCGTATACCCCGTCCCGCCAAGGCGGGACTGCAGGGTTCTTCAAACGGCCGGTTCTGCTCTAACGGAATCCACTTTTGGGACCGTATTCGCCGACCGAAAAGAAGGGGCTTTCGGAAACGGAACTCCATCAGCTATCGGTCGTGTAATGCTTTGTGAACGGCCTGCATGATCATATGGACCACGATCACATGAACGTCTTCAATT containing:
- a CDS encoding DegT/DnrJ/EryC1/StrS family aminotransferase, which encodes MPGFEWFGSEERKEVQDVLDTGVLFRYGFDQARKGHWKAKTFESDLSKRIGSAHCHLCASGTAAVNTALASCGVGAGDEVIIPPFTFIASVEAVLTAGAVPVFSDIDETLCLDPDALEAALTPRTKAVMPVHMCGAMARIDELKSFCDRKGLILIEDACQSLGALFNGKAVGTFGQMGCFSFDPVKTITCGEGGAIVTDSPDLYSIASAYADHGHDHVGNDRGIEGHPILGTNFRISELNAAVGVAQLRKLDRILEKQRSNKKVLKDAMDGLPGVSFRKLPDKSGDSATFLSFFMPDKNKARSLIRAFSAAGIDSCFYWYDNNWHYIRNWSHFKNLSAPAPLPLTLLKNYPDYNAIDIAASDGIMSRAISMQIKLSWSEADLNGRIEKLQKVFKDSMLSA
- a CDS encoding penicillin-binding transpeptidase domain-containing protein; the protein is MEPINPENTHWRKYQLRLQRTSARKSLWKTAAKYFLLFFLFIFFVYGIDRRLGDATSFSDLKNISFGTRDPGASNDNEPQQPSKNELRALLDATRFTNLTEKSFDFVLDGKKLQVETSLDMSLQLFLQERLNPATSRYIGIVVMDPATGKILSMAGYDKDAPDSNPCIDSIFPAASIFKIITAAAAIEKLNVDPASEFTYNGRKHTLYKSQLREKTNKYTNRITLMDSFAQSVNPVFGKLGANSLGGTVLEEYAEAFGFNHPIEFEIPVVASTAHFSDEPYHWAEIASGFNRKTTMSPLHGAILTAAIINGGILMEPSIVNQITDETGTIIYRSHPQAVNQAITPQASEMMNSLMEATITSGTAQKIFKGHRRDRVLSRLHMGGKTGSIDNKIGDARFDWFVGYAEEIAGDQKIVISAVVAHEKYIGIRSAEYARMAIKHYFKDYFTKDKTKTDREHRS
- the metG gene encoding methionine--tRNA ligase, giving the protein MSETFYITTPIYYVNARPHLGHAYTTIVADVAARFHSMTRKETFFLTGTDEHGDKVVRAAKAENLSPRVYVDKISTLFKALWPELNISNSAFIRTTDPAHIGVVERVLQKIYDAGDIYFSEYEGLYCFGCERFYTERELVGGKCPDHETEPEVIKESNYFFKMSRYQDWLIEHITRNSDFIRPERYRNEVLSFLKEPLEDLCISRPKTRLEWGITLPFDNNYVTYVWFDALLNYISALGYPDGDRYQKFWPNAQHIVAKDILKPHGIYWPIMLKAAGIPLYKHLNVHGYWNVDQSKMSKSIGNVVEPLELKNVYGLDAFRFFLMREMAFGLDSSFNEVSLINRINSDLANDLGNLFSRVLAMAHKYFNGVIPAVDPEVEKEFTLELEQDAMKAIAAYERDMESFAFHKALATVWEFINQMNKYIDVTAPWELAKKKSSLKQLEAAIYNLLEGLRIISGLIYPIMPGTAETMQKHLGLEPDPAAFKLDYLKSWKSIQPGLKLPKSVTLFPRIDPEKHQTGAQTDDGSAQLSVAIKPEISIEEFRKVDLRVATVLQAERIPRAKKLLRIEIDLGEKRTIIAGIAESYEPEDLIGKQIIVVANLKPAKIMGILSNGMLIAASEKGKTVVATLDKKITPGTALN
- a CDS encoding stage 0 sporulation family protein codes for the protein MKKVVGIRFKPAGKVYDFDCGAFVLKRGDHVIVETEQGIGFGTVIVSPVSREESASGRPLKKVFRLANENDFRQIQKNLGTEKRAHEFCARSIKELKLHMNLFSVEITFDGSKLTFFFTSEGRIDFRQLVKRLVKEFDVRVEMRQVGIRNQAKMCGGIGRCGRKICCSTFIEKFDPVSIRMAKEQSLSLNPTKISGQCGRLMCCLTFEYDTYMALKEKFPKPNKSVITKSTKGKVLRHNVICNRLTIRDDEGHEVEIGLEDIITVED
- a CDS encoding DNA polymerase III subunit delta', translating into MPGFESITGQKQPIRILATLLRRGMIPHALLFCGIDAAGKRSAAVTVAMSCNCLNRPVQASQSDPPLSVSDDVSFDDVNPCGDCISCRKILSDNHPDILSISPSGPIIRIAQVRTLCESLSMKPYEARRRFVIISDAQAMNPEAGNALLKLLEEPPDRTIFILLAPQTSDLLPTIASRCQHVHFYPVPGKELQKLLMEKENLPPNEAAVIAVLANGDYAKALALSRPFKGTDWHHWRHWLLDASGLKRPAELSKRPIGLQLMFAEQLASNKEILLDALEVLKAWLRDLVIYKFCPDKVINTDLVDTIRNASQTESVSTLILKIETIQTAQKSIRGNSNARLTLEAMMLKMAC
- a CDS encoding integration host factor subunit beta; the encoded protein is MNKLELISALKNEANISKSEAARVVQIFFDNMADALAQGERVEIRGLCSFFVKEYKSYTGRNPKTGEKVIIKPKKLPFFKSGKELKERVDY
- a CDS encoding universal stress protein; protein product: MTAVDENKSSAKKYKVLVAVDFSPSSARALRMAKSIMGQKPDRIVVIHVIDHNFIERCISNQIGTESHIKKTLFLQAKKQLKDFLREEGMIAEPVEEIICEGIPFLEINKKAVEIGADMVIMGNRGNSGDMQTIFFGSTTERVLRFMSRPVLCVPIAED
- a CDS encoding UpxY family transcription antiterminator is translated as MNISKLVPNWYVLHTKSRFENVVNEALQKKSLEVFLPKIKVPSKRRDRKLMILVPLFPGYLFVKSILHPQAHLEIVKTAGAVRLVGSKDGPVPVAMDTIESLKIMVSSGQPVATGSRFQKGDRVMVVAGPFAGVNGIFVRYRGKERVVVYIEALGQYAQVDVNAEDIEIIPKILSRQK